A region of Toxorhynchites rutilus septentrionalis strain SRP chromosome 1, ASM2978413v1, whole genome shotgun sequence DNA encodes the following proteins:
- the LOC129773147 gene encoding uncharacterized protein LOC129773147, producing the protein MDYLSLLIGLHIMVAPLVGSSHHKIVQKSFKQATQECRQYLQHSDVGCEPRCIQLVLRSWRSPRALDQSLYSRYFRPDCDDVDNVDRTNQCLDMGLANVRCDDACRRASVYWECHRDQYGNVIEESLLIPSTKTLLKNTVKQCVQMLQTLNYDSRSLKRCILIREGLYGALEIGDDGALERKARSYSNSVRNSRASTEVVMNLVTELGNSTTITKASPDVTTIVSNYTPAIPAMGIVGENLTPAVTISSSVNITNPLQGLATAACLANPMCFLFLQFLNSAMPGLVPLPQPSTINTSVASTSALPNPSMLAALINPLGAVNPSETINSLLNAGSSATDLLPELPTVTNDTLSTINSTLSGITPDAPAAAVANLLNPLGLPNPLDTIAALLNRTSAAAPIPNSSDPLLSLLTNPFAAASLLGKKV; encoded by the coding sequence ATGGATTATCTTAGTTTACTAATCGGGTTGCACATTATGGTCGCTCCGCTGGTCGGATCCTCACACCATAAAATCGTTCAGAAGAGTTTCAAACAAGCGACGCAGGAATGTCGGCAATATCTTCAACATTCCGATGTGGGCTGTGAACCTCGTTGCATTCAGCTAGTGCTCCGATCCTGGCGCTCACCCAGAGCGCTTGATCAGTCTCTCTACAGCCGCTACTTTCGGCCGGATTGTGATGACGTGGATAACGTGGATCGCACCAATCAGTGTCTCGATATGGGATTGGCGAACGTTCGATGTGATGATGCTTGTCGGCGAGCATCCGTCTACTGGGAGTGCCACCGGGATCAGTACGGAAATGTGATCGAAGAGTCTCTGTTGATTCCCAGCACTAAAACACTCCTCAAAAATACCGTCAAACAGTGCGTTCAGATGCTGCAAACTTTGAACTACGATTCGCGCTCTCTCAAGCGTTGTATTCTGATTCGGGAGGGACTCTATGGAGCGCTGGAAATTGGAGATGACGGTGCGTTGGAGAGGAAGGCTCGAAGTTATTCTAATAGTGTCAGGAATAGCCGCGCGAGCACGGAGGTCGTGATGAACCTGGTGACTGAACTAGGAAATTCCACAACAATCACCAAAGCCAGTCCGGACGTTACAACAATTGTTTCCAACTACACACCGGCGATTCCTGCCATGGGAATCGTTGGAGAAAACCTTACCCCGGCTGTCACGATCAGCTCCAGCGTCAACATTACCAATCCTCTTCAGGGGCTTGCAACGGCAGCCTGCTTAGCCAATCCGATGTGCTTTCTGTTCCTCCAGTTTCTGAACAGCGCAATGCCTGGATTGGTCCCGCTTCCACAGCCCTCAACAATCAACACTTCTGTCGCCAGTACCAGTGCCCTTCCGAATCCGTCAATGCTAGCTGCCCTCATTAACCCACTCGGAGCTGTCAACCCATCGGAGACGATCAATTCCCTCCTGAATGCTGGCAGTTCGGCGACAGACCTTCTTCCAGAACTTCCAACCGTCACAAATGACACTCTATCTACCATCAATTCTACCCTTAGTGGTATTACTCCGGATGCACCTGCTGCTGCAGTTGCTAATCTCCTGAACCCCCTGGGCCTACCAAATCCACTGGACACGATAGCGGCCCTGCTGAACCGCACTAGCGCTGCCGCACCCATCCCGAACTCATCCGACCCACTCCTCTCGCTTTTGACCAATCCATTCGCTGCGGCTAGCCTGCTGGGGAAGAAAGTCTGA